A genomic window from Pseudomonas alcaligenes includes:
- the bamC gene encoding outer membrane protein assembly factor BamC, with product MKRLAGLSALALIISSTSGCGWLWGDEGYFRDRSTDYLEARQTAAMQMPANVDAKRIDPLLPVPAHIATSTATPQEFEVPRPQAIGVSGAASEFSLQKSGDSRWLVAQRSPAEVWPVARAYFENNGFRIAEERPQTGEFVTEWQTPAELAPSMGRRVGSLLSDSDNQVRARVRIEPGVVRGTSEVFVASVEREEGSSADVAFPARTGIASLEASLLDGMLDDLSSTAEHGSVSLLAARNYDAPSRVSLTQDGAGNPVLNLSTDFDRAWSSVGRALELADVRVDDINRSLGVYYVNLAEGAKKPEEEKGFISGLFGSEPTKEEIDARAERYQVRLTSNAGGDVQVSVEKDINTVAPEDVARRVLTLIQENLG from the coding sequence ATGAAGCGACTGGCTGGACTCTCCGCCCTTGCCCTGATCATCTCCAGCACCAGCGGTTGCGGCTGGCTGTGGGGCGACGAAGGCTACTTCCGTGACCGCTCCACCGACTACCTGGAAGCGCGCCAGACCGCGGCCATGCAGATGCCGGCCAATGTCGACGCCAAGCGCATCGACCCGCTGCTGCCGGTGCCCGCGCACATCGCCACCAGCACCGCCACTCCGCAGGAGTTCGAAGTGCCGCGCCCGCAGGCCATTGGCGTGAGCGGCGCGGCCAGCGAGTTCAGCCTGCAGAAGAGCGGCGACTCGCGCTGGCTGGTGGCCCAGCGCAGCCCGGCGGAAGTCTGGCCGGTGGCCCGCGCCTACTTCGAGAACAACGGCTTCCGCATCGCCGAGGAACGTCCGCAGACTGGCGAGTTCGTCACCGAGTGGCAGACCCCGGCCGAGCTGGCCCCGTCCATGGGGCGCCGCGTCGGCAGCCTGCTGTCCGACAGCGACAACCAGGTGCGCGCCCGCGTGCGCATCGAACCGGGCGTGGTGCGTGGTACCAGCGAGGTGTTCGTCGCCAGCGTCGAGCGCGAAGAGGGCAGTAGTGCCGATGTGGCCTTCCCGGCGCGCACCGGCATCGCCAGCCTCGAGGCCTCGCTGCTCGATGGCATGCTCGACGACCTGAGCAGTACCGCCGAGCACGGCTCCGTCTCTCTGCTGGCCGCGCGCAACTACGATGCGCCGAGCCGTGTCAGCCTGACCCAGGACGGCGCCGGCAACCCGGTGCTCAACCTCAGCACCGACTTCGATCGCGCCTGGTCCAGTGTCGGTCGCGCCCTGGAGCTGGCCGATGTGCGCGTCGACGACATCAACCGCAGCCTCGGCGTGTACTACGTCAACCTGGCCGAGGGCGCCAAGAAGCCGGAAGAAGAGAAGGGCTTCATCAGCGGCCTGTTCGGCAGCGAGCCGACCAAGGAAGAGATCGACGCCCGCGCCGAGCGCTACCAGGTGCGCCTGACCAGCAATGCCGGCGGCGACGTGCAGGTCTCGGTGGAGAAGGACATCAACACCGTGGCACCGGAAGACGTGGCCCGCCGCGTGCTGACCCTGATCCAGGAAAACCTCGGCTGA
- a CDS encoding phosphoribosylaminoimidazolesuccinocarboxamide synthase, with protein sequence MTTPSTLSLKKIYSGKVRDLYEIDAKRMLMVASDRLSAFDVILEEPIPEKGKILTAISNFWFDKLKDLVPNHFTGDQVEDVVPAAELPLVAGRAVVAKRLKPVPVEAIVRGYIVGSGWKEYQKSGTVCGIQLPAGLKEAAKLPQPIFTPSTKAAVGDHDENISFAQCEAIIGAELAAKVRDTAIALYSAAVEYAATRGIIIADTKFEFGLDEDGTLTLMDEALTPDSSRFWPADSYAEGSNPPSFDKQFVRDWLESTGWNKQPPAPAVPADVAQKTADKYREALTRLTQ encoded by the coding sequence ATGACCACTCCCTCTACCCTGAGCCTGAAGAAGATCTACTCCGGCAAGGTCCGCGACCTCTATGAGATCGATGCCAAGCGCATGCTGATGGTCGCCAGCGATCGCCTGTCGGCCTTCGATGTCATCCTCGAGGAGCCGATCCCGGAGAAGGGCAAGATTCTCACCGCCATCTCCAATTTCTGGTTCGACAAGCTCAAGGACCTGGTGCCCAACCACTTCACCGGCGACCAGGTCGAGGACGTGGTGCCGGCCGCCGAGCTGCCGCTGGTGGCGGGCCGTGCGGTGGTCGCCAAGCGCCTCAAGCCGGTGCCCGTGGAGGCCATCGTGCGCGGCTATATCGTCGGCTCCGGCTGGAAGGAATACCAGAAGAGCGGCACCGTCTGCGGTATCCAGCTGCCGGCCGGCCTGAAGGAGGCGGCCAAGCTGCCGCAACCGATCTTCACCCCCTCGACCAAGGCCGCCGTCGGCGACCACGACGAGAACATCAGCTTCGCCCAGTGCGAGGCCATCATCGGCGCCGAGCTGGCGGCCAAGGTGCGCGACACCGCCATCGCCCTGTACAGCGCGGCGGTCGAGTACGCGGCCACCCGCGGCATCATCATCGCTGACACCAAGTTCGAGTTCGGCCTGGACGAGGACGGTACCCTGACCCTGATGGACGAGGCGCTGACCCCCGACTCCAGCCGCTTCTGGCCGGCCGACAGCTACGCCGAAGGCAGCAACCCGCCGAGCTTCGACAAGCAGTTCGTGCGCGACTGGCTGGAGTCCACCGGCTGGAACAAGCAGCCGCCGGCTCCGGCCGTGCCGGCCGACGTCGCGCAGAAGACCGCCGACAAGTACCGCGAGGCGCTGACCCGCCTGACCCAGTGA
- a CDS encoding tyrosine-type recombinase/integrase yields the protein MAIEQLPNGRWKVDIEPIKGKRFRKTVKTKAEALRFEATCRAKVIDTPDWSPKPKDKRRLSELIDRWATLHAYTLADGEARRRLLDELAKTLGDPVAIKMTGNEYAEYRTQALKAGANPKTLNNRLGYLRSVFNVLHQLGEIDYPNPLARVRPLRLQEKELTYLTNDQIKVLFEAIHKRCKTPHVAMIAAICLATGARWGEAQGLTPERVRNQLITFVNTKGKRSRSIPIAQELEARIQQHFKEHGPFSNCINSFDKTMGASGLPVPAGQSSHVLRHTFASHFIMNGGNILTLQKILGHTSLAMTMRYAHLAPGHLQDAVAFNPVRENILKLVN from the coding sequence ATGGCAATCGAGCAACTACCCAACGGACGCTGGAAGGTCGATATAGAGCCCATCAAGGGAAAGCGCTTCCGCAAGACGGTCAAAACCAAGGCTGAGGCGCTGCGCTTCGAAGCGACCTGCAGGGCCAAGGTGATCGACACCCCGGATTGGTCCCCCAAGCCCAAGGACAAGCGCCGTCTCTCTGAGCTGATCGACCGCTGGGCCACCCTGCACGCCTACACCCTGGCGGATGGGGAAGCACGCCGGCGCTTACTGGATGAGCTGGCTAAGACCCTGGGCGATCCGGTAGCCATCAAGATGACCGGCAATGAATACGCCGAGTATCGCACCCAAGCACTCAAAGCCGGCGCCAATCCGAAAACCCTGAACAACAGGCTCGGCTACCTGCGGTCTGTCTTCAACGTGCTGCATCAGCTCGGGGAAATCGACTACCCCAATCCACTGGCCAGGGTCCGCCCGCTACGCCTTCAGGAAAAGGAGCTGACCTACCTGACCAATGACCAGATCAAGGTTTTGTTTGAGGCCATCCACAAGCGTTGTAAGACACCCCACGTCGCCATGATCGCGGCGATCTGCCTGGCAACAGGAGCACGTTGGGGAGAAGCTCAGGGCCTGACGCCCGAGCGGGTACGCAATCAGCTGATCACCTTCGTTAATACCAAGGGCAAGCGCAGTCGCTCGATACCGATTGCCCAGGAGCTGGAGGCCAGGATTCAGCAGCACTTCAAGGAACACGGCCCCTTCTCGAACTGCATCAACAGCTTCGACAAGACAATGGGCGCATCTGGCTTACCGGTTCCTGCCGGTCAGTCCTCGCATGTGCTTCGGCACACCTTCGCCAGTCATTTCATCATGAACGGCGGGAACATCCTGACCCTGCAGAAAATCCTCGGACATACGTCCCTTGCTATGACCATGCGCTATGCACACTTGGCGCCGGGCCACTTACAAGATGCAGTTGCTTTCAATCCAGTTAGAGAAAACATACTCAAGCTAGTAAATTAG
- a CDS encoding zonular occludens toxin domain-containing protein, whose translation MLYIRTGKPGHGKTLNTIREVDEKAFNEGRPVYFHNINGLKPELLRAAWFHFEDPELWFQLPQDSIIVVDEAQGWFGARDTRGRPPEHISRFETMRHQGHEVHLVTQDPRYIDVHLRRLCNGHIHYWRVFKSSQLLRFESDSVIEKVEVKSSFKDADKKTVRLDRKFFSVYTSSNASHHFQTKLPTKFLLAGAVILGAVFMVYRAYERYELGKEQPQLEASAPAEEKGLVEQVKGQVGSLINPVGAASDKEPISPQKYVALRTPRIPDIPSSAPIYDELTKPKTYPRLSCVMSRDEGYIERNRKRYRVVRAGDRAYICECFTQQGTWHKTSFSFCKNTVEHGYFDPAIADRGSGRDQMPEPRQGQQQEAAPQPPGQPQKGTLVQGVPFEKGRFLW comes from the coding sequence ATGCTCTATATCCGCACCGGTAAGCCCGGTCACGGCAAGACCCTGAACACCATCCGCGAAGTGGATGAAAAGGCGTTCAATGAGGGCCGCCCGGTCTACTTCCACAACATCAACGGCCTCAAGCCCGAACTGCTGCGGGCAGCATGGTTCCACTTCGAAGATCCCGAACTCTGGTTCCAGCTGCCGCAAGACTCGATCATCGTCGTGGATGAGGCGCAGGGCTGGTTCGGTGCCCGCGATACCCGAGGCCGGCCACCGGAGCACATCAGCCGCTTCGAGACCATGCGCCATCAGGGCCACGAGGTTCACCTCGTCACCCAGGACCCGCGCTATATCGACGTGCACCTACGCCGCCTGTGCAATGGCCACATTCACTACTGGCGGGTGTTCAAGTCCTCCCAGCTGTTGCGCTTCGAGTCTGACTCGGTAATCGAGAAGGTCGAGGTCAAAAGCAGCTTCAAGGATGCCGACAAGAAAACCGTCCGCCTGGATCGCAAGTTCTTCAGCGTCTACACCAGCAGCAACGCCAGCCATCACTTCCAGACCAAACTGCCGACCAAGTTCCTCTTGGCCGGCGCGGTGATCCTCGGCGCGGTGTTCATGGTCTACCGCGCCTATGAGCGCTATGAGCTGGGCAAGGAGCAACCCCAGCTGGAAGCCAGCGCGCCCGCTGAGGAAAAGGGCCTGGTCGAGCAGGTCAAAGGCCAGGTCGGCTCCCTGATAAACCCGGTCGGCGCCGCCAGCGACAAAGAGCCGATCAGCCCGCAGAAATACGTCGCCCTGCGCACTCCGCGCATCCCCGATATCCCCAGCTCGGCGCCCATCTATGACGAGCTGACCAAGCCCAAGACCTACCCGCGTCTGTCCTGCGTGATGAGTCGTGATGAGGGCTACATAGAGCGCAACCGCAAGCGCTATCGGGTCGTGCGGGCCGGCGACCGGGCCTATATCTGCGAGTGCTTTACCCAGCAGGGCACGTGGCACAAGACCTCGTTTTCCTTCTGCAAGAACACCGTTGAGCACGGCTACTTCGATCCGGCGATCGCCGATCGGGGCAGTGGACGTGACCAGATGCCCGAGCCTCGCCAGGGCCAGCAGCAGGAGGCCGCCCCGCAGCCCCCAGGACAGCCCCAGAAAGGAACCCTTGTGCAGGGTGTGCCGTTTGAGAAAGGGCGCTTCCTATGGTGA
- a CDS encoding DUF2523 family protein, producing MPVWLWVAQLVFMMVQPLINFIFRLVGIGFVSYVGYNVLLEQVTSYVVSRMGSSTLVIQQILGLAKIDVAINIFLAAVTTRLVIAGLNKAQDRRRAQVWRKPGGTSIEA from the coding sequence ATGCCTGTCTGGCTATGGGTAGCTCAGCTGGTCTTCATGATGGTCCAGCCTCTGATCAACTTCATCTTTCGTCTCGTCGGCATCGGCTTCGTGTCCTATGTCGGCTACAACGTCCTGCTCGAACAGGTCACCAGCTACGTCGTCAGCCGCATGGGCTCCAGCACCCTGGTGATCCAGCAGATTCTCGGGCTGGCCAAGATCGATGTAGCCATCAACATCTTCCTCGCCGCGGTGACCACGCGGCTGGTGATCGCCGGTCTGAACAAGGCCCAGGATCGCCGTCGTGCCCAGGTCTGGCGCAAGCCGGGCGGCACCTCCATCGAAGCATAA
- a CDS encoding virulence factor TspB C-terminal domain-related protein, producing MRRLLFLFLLLASQSVRAAPTWQLEVNGEYYDNVQAACDAAIPIAQAFASNGTITAAAPQSGGAINRDVCLFSFKRNDGQMFYGQGFSCTAGRPCFIYRTTCEAGTTDTLTWPLGREEVAVGDPSFVAFGFPLPQTYCLSGCTGTVNPGGTGQDLFGQPDTDPKYEVIFANVTYDLDGTACTTVGREPIPDVPPPPEPDPCDTNPQGEGCSTDPGDGSGDPGDGGDTGGGDPGDGGDTGGGDTGGGDTGGGDTGGGDTGGGDTGGTGASGLNCDTPLSCSGDAIACAQLQFQKNAFCADVAANNFPGQTDEIADFLDQPAFAPEDDEEINLGGMFSEGTRFLPSSCPPDKTVSLTTNGGRTFSFTYEPLCQFASDLSYLIVAAAGVFFAVYVGRATGGE from the coding sequence ATGCGCCGCCTACTGTTTCTTTTCCTTCTGCTGGCCTCTCAATCCGTCCGTGCCGCCCCTACCTGGCAGCTAGAGGTCAACGGTGAGTATTACGACAACGTCCAGGCCGCTTGCGATGCGGCCATCCCCATTGCTCAAGCGTTCGCGAGTAACGGCACCATCACTGCTGCCGCCCCTCAGTCCGGCGGCGCTATTAACCGCGATGTTTGTCTTTTCAGTTTCAAGCGCAATGACGGCCAGATGTTCTATGGCCAGGGGTTTTCATGCACTGCTGGCCGCCCCTGCTTTATCTACCGCACCACCTGCGAGGCCGGCACTACCGACACCCTTACCTGGCCGCTGGGCCGTGAAGAAGTCGCCGTAGGTGATCCGAGCTTTGTAGCCTTCGGCTTTCCTCTGCCGCAGACCTATTGCCTCAGCGGCTGCACCGGCACTGTCAATCCTGGCGGAACCGGTCAAGACCTCTTCGGCCAGCCCGACACCGATCCCAAGTACGAGGTCATTTTCGCCAACGTCACCTATGACCTCGACGGCACGGCCTGCACCACGGTCGGCAGAGAGCCGATCCCCGACGTTCCGCCACCCCCGGAGCCTGACCCTTGCGACACCAACCCGCAGGGCGAGGGCTGCTCCACCGATCCCGGCGACGGCAGCGGTGATCCTGGCGATGGTGGCGACACCGGCGGTGGTGATCCCGGCGACGGTGGTGACACTGGGGGCGGGGATACCGGAGGCGGTGACACAGGCGGTGGCGATACCGGTGGTGGAGACACTGGCGGCGGCGATACCGGCGGAACCGGTGCTAGTGGCCTTAATTGCGACACTCCGCTTTCTTGCTCCGGTGATGCCATCGCCTGCGCCCAGCTGCAATTTCAGAAGAACGCCTTTTGCGCTGACGTAGCCGCCAACAACTTCCCTGGCCAGACCGACGAGATCGCCGACTTTCTCGATCAACCGGCCTTTGCTCCCGAGGATGACGAGGAGATCAACCTCGGCGGCATGTTCAGCGAGGGCACCCGCTTCTTGCCCAGCAGCTGCCCGCCCGACAAGACCGTCAGCCTGACCACCAACGGTGGCCGCACCTTCTCCTTCACCTATGAGCCGCTGTGCCAGTTCGCCAGCGACCTGTCCTATCTGATCGTGGCTGCTGCTGGGGTCTTCTTCGCCGTGTATGTCGGCCGCGCTACGGGAGGTGAGTAA
- a CDS encoding major capsid protein yields the protein MKQHLHNLKRTLGAAAAVGVLSIQQAYAAVPASATTALDTAGTDVGTIGWAVFGVLVAAAAFKYMRRAL from the coding sequence ATGAAGCAACACCTGCACAACCTGAAACGCACCCTCGGCGCCGCTGCTGCTGTTGGTGTCCTGTCCATCCAGCAGGCTTACGCCGCTGTCCCGGCCAGCGCTACCACCGCCCTGGATACCGCCGGCACTGACGTCGGCACCATCGGCTGGGCCGTGTTCGGCGTACTGGTGGCCGCTGCGGCCTTCAAGTACATGCGTCGCGCCCTGTAA
- a CDS encoding DUF5447 family protein, producing the protein MNTLDRYLHRPHPATCDCSVCWSRRVPAFAPCQSIPCDQCRPASVTKVDGIWKATPAFICARHTPPPRPPKYWHVIYDSGNPTPFVPIREPFELEG; encoded by the coding sequence ATGAACACTCTCGACCGCTATCTGCACCGACCGCACCCCGCCACCTGCGACTGCTCTGTGTGCTGGTCCCGTCGCGTACCGGCGTTCGCTCCCTGCCAGTCCATACCCTGCGACCAATGCCGCCCCGCGTCAGTTACCAAGGTCGATGGAATCTGGAAGGCGACACCGGCTTTTATCTGCGCGAGACATACGCCACCGCCCCGGCCCCCGAAGTACTGGCACGTTATCTACGACTCGGGCAATCCAACGCCCTTCGTGCCGATTCGGGAGCCGTTCGAGTTGGAGGGCTGA
- a CDS encoding DNA-binding protein, translated as MELEELEPGKLAGPQQDVEPIEKWAERNGISFGTARAWVYRGILPSVKLGKLRMVNSALLRSWLLEQEWTA; from the coding sequence ATGGAACTGGAAGAGCTGGAGCCCGGCAAGCTCGCTGGGCCACAACAGGATGTAGAACCAATAGAGAAGTGGGCCGAGCGCAACGGAATCAGCTTCGGCACTGCCCGCGCTTGGGTCTATCGCGGCATTCTCCCTTCGGTGAAGCTCGGCAAGCTGCGCATGGTCAATAGCGCTCTGCTGCGCTCCTGGCTGCTGGAACAGGAGTGGACGGCATGA
- a CDS encoding ATP-binding protein: MRLVDKDRPKENFKEFTVDAALLRELGERLVGKPHVALSELVKNSYDADATEVEILFGDDSITVSDNGTGMSPSDFVDHWLRVGTIHKQTNTVTPRGRIVTGSKGIGRLSVQFLGEQLELESKKKGERYFEAVVDWPENIGAGDLIQAGAYVFPSDSGNPISGRFVTGTSVTIRGLKQQWGKAELRELARDLWFLQPPEMLLKSLDQKDKFKITLKGVADDEERSFSDQMHQAFENWIAVIEGELKDGSKGGGSKVKVTFKNGDEYNASYKQNTSLLDSARFKIYVFKLSGKQTGGIEVTAARKYFRKHGGIHVYDNNFRLPFYGGEEQDWLGLEYDHSHRLNRSELLPPEFQVASGLNDLPTNGRIFGLVQISTSHERKVAAQAQLRRGNYLNVQVTRDRLIDNDAFKQLVNTVRWALDFYAMRSFERRQKEKLSKRLEIPETETKSTEIQEQLFQISLSAPAQVAKQIEKVSENLRELRELEDQRKSAINAERVLLAALATTGMAALAMEHELQKELVVLYNIKDQLKSKRGALNETKIIDALDNWAERTTRARKLFSPLMNEYDRDKRNKYKARKVIDQIVKNSEAVMRDVSVEVDIASDLQLPEATFAGWNAIFQNVLINAVNAMIDSKVRKIHCSSEFDGGEHAIYVQDTGAGVRLHDSSELFKPFVRRLEIPEERKSLGLGGMGIGLTIVKMVADSLGCEVSFVEPTPPFKTAFKISWSDQ, from the coding sequence ATGCGACTTGTGGATAAAGATCGGCCAAAAGAAAACTTCAAAGAATTCACCGTCGATGCCGCTCTCCTGAGAGAGCTTGGTGAACGATTAGTAGGCAAACCCCACGTTGCTTTGTCTGAGCTGGTGAAGAACAGCTATGACGCCGATGCAACGGAGGTCGAGATTCTCTTCGGGGACGACAGCATTACCGTTTCGGATAACGGGACGGGGATGAGTCCATCCGATTTCGTCGATCACTGGTTACGTGTAGGCACCATACACAAGCAAACCAATACAGTTACTCCTCGAGGCCGAATAGTTACTGGATCGAAAGGTATCGGACGCCTATCAGTTCAGTTCTTGGGCGAGCAGCTAGAACTGGAATCCAAGAAGAAAGGAGAGCGTTACTTTGAGGCAGTAGTGGATTGGCCTGAAAATATAGGCGCAGGCGACCTCATACAAGCTGGTGCATATGTATTCCCGAGTGATTCAGGAAATCCAATAAGCGGAAGATTCGTGACTGGGACTTCCGTGACCATTCGAGGCTTGAAGCAGCAATGGGGCAAGGCAGAGTTAAGAGAACTAGCAAGAGATCTTTGGTTCTTGCAGCCCCCTGAGATGCTTTTGAAGTCACTCGACCAAAAAGACAAATTTAAGATCACCCTCAAGGGTGTTGCAGATGATGAGGAAAGAAGCTTTTCCGATCAAATGCATCAAGCTTTCGAGAATTGGATTGCTGTTATAGAGGGTGAGCTCAAAGACGGCAGCAAAGGCGGGGGAAGCAAAGTAAAAGTCACCTTCAAGAACGGTGATGAGTACAATGCATCGTACAAACAAAATACTTCTCTTCTCGATAGTGCTCGCTTCAAGATATATGTATTCAAATTGTCAGGAAAACAGACGGGAGGCATTGAGGTAACGGCGGCACGAAAGTATTTCAGGAAGCATGGTGGGATTCATGTGTATGACAATAACTTCCGCCTTCCATTCTATGGGGGGGAAGAGCAAGATTGGCTAGGTCTTGAGTATGATCACTCCCATCGACTAAATCGATCTGAGTTATTGCCGCCTGAATTTCAAGTTGCCAGCGGTCTCAATGACCTACCAACCAACGGCCGGATATTCGGCTTGGTACAAATTTCCACCTCTCACGAGCGTAAAGTTGCTGCTCAAGCTCAGCTTAGGAGAGGCAACTATCTCAACGTGCAGGTCACTCGTGACAGGCTAATTGATAACGATGCCTTCAAGCAGCTGGTCAATACAGTTAGATGGGCGCTGGACTTCTATGCAATGCGCTCTTTCGAGAGAAGGCAGAAAGAGAAGCTATCCAAGCGGCTAGAGATCCCCGAAACGGAGACCAAGTCGACGGAGATCCAAGAGCAACTCTTTCAAATATCCTTGAGTGCACCCGCCCAGGTAGCCAAGCAGATAGAGAAAGTCTCTGAGAACTTGAGAGAGCTCAGGGAGCTGGAAGATCAGCGAAAGAGTGCAATCAATGCAGAGCGCGTTCTACTGGCTGCGTTAGCTACTACAGGTATGGCTGCGTTGGCAATGGAGCATGAGCTGCAGAAGGAGCTCGTCGTTCTGTATAACATCAAGGATCAACTCAAATCGAAGCGAGGTGCTTTGAACGAGACCAAGATCATTGACGCTTTGGATAACTGGGCGGAGCGAACGACAAGGGCAAGAAAATTATTCTCGCCGCTCATGAACGAGTATGACCGAGACAAAAGAAATAAATACAAGGCAAGGAAAGTCATTGACCAGATCGTGAAGAATTCCGAAGCCGTCATGCGCGACGTGAGCGTCGAAGTGGACATTGCTTCCGATCTTCAGTTGCCAGAAGCGACCTTTGCCGGCTGGAATGCGATCTTTCAGAATGTTTTGATCAACGCCGTAAACGCGATGATCGATTCGAAAGTTAGAAAAATTCATTGCTCTAGTGAATTCGACGGCGGAGAGCATGCCATTTACGTTCAAGACACTGGCGCAGGCGTTCGACTGCACGACAGTTCCGAACTTTTCAAACCATTCGTACGTCGCCTCGAGATACCTGAAGAAAGAAAGAGCTTGGGCTTGGGCGGCATGGGCATTGGGCTAACCATCGTCAAGATGGTGGCTGATTCTTTGGGCTGCGAGGTTTCATTCGTAGAGCCCACTCCCCCTTTCAAAACAGCTTTCAAGATTTCATGGAGCGACCAGTGA
- a CDS encoding very short patch repair endonuclease, which produces MGQQVPSEEEKATLRMKAVRRESTRPEILVRKILHVAGLRFRIAKKPLPGTPDIVLTKHKTAIFVHGCFWHRHSGCRYATTPKARQEYWLPKFAANVERDARKAAQLETLGWRVLVVWECETRNMTALEERLRREFGLPASFALPAQDGAECSGQ; this is translated from the coding sequence ATGGGGCAACAAGTGCCTTCTGAGGAGGAAAAGGCGACGCTTAGGATGAAGGCCGTAAGAAGGGAAAGCACGCGGCCTGAAATTCTAGTGCGCAAGATCCTTCATGTAGCGGGGCTTAGATTCCGCATAGCCAAGAAGCCTTTGCCTGGCACTCCAGACATCGTTCTAACCAAGCATAAGACGGCCATCTTCGTGCACGGTTGCTTCTGGCATCGTCATTCTGGCTGTCGCTATGCGACAACGCCGAAAGCTCGACAAGAGTATTGGCTGCCTAAATTCGCAGCTAATGTTGAGAGAGATGCAAGAAAGGCAGCCCAACTAGAAACGTTGGGCTGGAGGGTGTTAGTGGTATGGGAGTGTGAGACGAGGAATATGACAGCCCTCGAGGAGCGCCTTAGGCGGGAGTTTGGCCTTCCTGCTTCGTTTGCTCTACCTGCTCAAGATGGCGCTGAATGCTCAGGCCAATGA
- a CDS encoding DNA cytosine methyltransferase: MHQIDAVDLFCGAGGLTAGLLKTGISVRAGYDIDLNCEYAYETNNGAKFVAESVALVKTEDVAAWYRPNRIKLLAGCAPCQPFSSYNQGRDTTTDVKWPLLYSFEKLIKAIQPELVTMENVPDVTKHKVYHDFVAALRKENYEIWADTVNCVDYGLPQQRRRHVLLASKLGPIEIIPKTHEQPVSVEKAIGDLPKLAAGQCDPRDPLHRAASLNATNLRRIREAKPGGTWKDWPEELRADCHKKASGKTYPSVYGRMVGSEPSPTMTTLCYGFGNGRFGHYDTEQDRAISLREAATLQSFPKDYKFMPPEKITFKAVGRMIGNAVPVRLGEIIGLSIQRHLEQVEQTKQEGQTPA, translated from the coding sequence ATGCATCAAATAGACGCCGTCGATCTTTTTTGTGGAGCTGGCGGGCTCACCGCGGGCTTGCTCAAGACAGGCATCAGCGTTCGAGCTGGCTATGACATCGATCTCAACTGCGAGTATGCCTATGAGACGAACAATGGCGCCAAGTTCGTTGCAGAGAGCGTAGCGCTGGTCAAAACAGAAGACGTCGCTGCCTGGTATCGTCCAAACCGCATCAAGCTTCTTGCTGGCTGTGCTCCCTGCCAGCCCTTCTCGTCCTACAACCAAGGCCGGGACACCACTACCGACGTCAAGTGGCCCCTTCTCTATTCCTTCGAAAAGCTGATCAAGGCCATCCAGCCCGAATTGGTGACCATGGAGAACGTGCCAGACGTGACCAAGCACAAGGTCTATCACGACTTTGTCGCGGCGTTACGCAAAGAGAATTACGAGATTTGGGCCGACACGGTCAATTGTGTCGACTATGGATTACCGCAGCAGCGCCGACGCCACGTTCTGCTCGCCTCCAAGCTAGGGCCGATTGAGATTATCCCCAAGACTCATGAGCAGCCGGTCAGCGTCGAAAAGGCCATTGGCGACCTACCGAAGCTAGCCGCAGGTCAGTGTGATCCTCGTGACCCACTCCATCGAGCAGCCAGTCTCAACGCCACCAACCTACGGCGAATTCGGGAAGCTAAGCCAGGCGGGACCTGGAAAGACTGGCCAGAAGAGCTAAGAGCTGACTGTCACAAAAAAGCCAGTGGGAAAACTTACCCCAGCGTTTACGGACGCATGGTCGGAAGCGAGCCAAGTCCTACCATGACCACCCTTTGCTATGGCTTTGGGAATGGCCGTTTTGGTCACTACGACACAGAACAAGACCGCGCAATCTCTCTGCGAGAAGCAGCCACCTTGCAGTCCTTTCCTAAGGACTACAAATTCATGCCACCAGAGAAAATTACCTTCAAAGCGGTAGGCCGAATGATTGGAAATGCCGTTCCCGTGAGGCTGGGCGAAATCATTGGCCTGAGCATTCAGCGCCATCTTGAGCAGGTAGAGCAAACGAAGCAGGAAGGCCAAACTCCCGCCTAA